The segment TGGTGGAAGACCTGCTCTGCCGTCTCACAGGGGCCGAAGCGGCCCTTGTGGTCAACAACAATGCCGCCGCCGTGCTGCTTGTGCTGGACACCTTTTGCAAGGGCGGCGAAGTGGTGGTCTCGCGTGGCGAACTGGTGGAAATCGGCGGCAGCTTCCGCATTCCCGAAGTTATGGAAAAAAGCGGCGCCACCTTACGCGAAGTGGGGGCCACCAACCGCACCCATCTGCACGACTACAGAGCGGCCATCAATGAAAACACCCGCGCCCTCATGCGCGTGCATACGTCAAACTACCGCATTGTGGGCTTCCACTCTGCCGTGTCCCTGCCAGAACTGGCAGAACTGGCGAAGGAGCATGATCTCCCGCTTATTGAAGACCTGGGCAGCGGCAGCCTGACGGATTTTTCGGCCGTTGGCCTGCCCAATGAACCCACGGTTCCTTCAGTGCTGGCCCAGGGCGCGGATATTGCCACATTTTCCGGCGACAAGGTACTGGGCGGCCCGCAGGCGGGCATCATTACGGGCCGCAAAAGCATGGTGGACAAGCTCAAGAGCAATCCGCTCACCCGCGCCCTGCGTTGCGACAAGCTCTGCCTTGCCGCCCTTGAAGCCACCCTGCGCCTCTACCTTGACCCGGACAAGGCCCGGCAAAGCGTGCCTACCCTGCGCATGATCTGCCGCACCGCCGAAGAACTGCACAAGGACGCCCGCTCCCTGGCCGCCGCCCTGCGCAGGGGCCTCAACGCCAATCCGCAAACATCCTGCCACATAAGCCTGCGGGCCGATGTTTCCCGCGTGGGCGGCGGGGCCTTCCCCCAGTACGATTTGCCCACCACCCTGGTGTGCCTCAAGCCTGCCGCATGCAGTCCCACGGCGCTCAAGGCCGCCCTGCTGCGCACTGAACCGCCCCTTATAGGAAGGCTTGAGGATGACAGCTTCTGCCTTGACCCCCGCACCCTGGACACTGCGGACAGGCCCGCACTGCTGCGCGTTCTGCGCGAGGCACTGGCCCTTGCCGCCACAGGTCTTATATAGATAGCAAGATTGATTGCCGCCCCTCGCGGCCATAAAGGAAAACACCATGGAAAAGACGCTGACCTACAAGCCCAGAAACGCCTGGGAAGATGCGGACGCCAAGACCCGCAACCAGATGGAATCTTTGGCTCTTCGTTATATGGACTTTATCACGCGCTGCAAAACCGAGCGTGAAACCGTGGAATACGTGCGCGAACGCCTGACCGCCCAGGGCTATGGAGAAGATTTCAGCGGCGACCGCGTCATGCGCCCCATGCGCGGCAAAGCCATTTTTGCCGCCCGTCGCGGTACGCTGCCTCTGGATCAGGGGCTTGCCCTTGTGGCAGCCCATGCAGATACGCCGCGCCTTGACTTCAAGCAGCGCCCCCTTATCGAGCAGCCCGGCGTGGCGCAGGCCAAAACCCACTATTACGGCGGCATACGCAAATACCAGTGGCTGGCGCGCCCCCTGGCGCTGCACGGTGTGGTCATACGCGCCGACGGTTCAACACTTGAGGTCACCATTGGCGAAAAGCCCGGCGAGCCTGTTTTCTGCATTGCGGATCTTCTGCCGCATCTGGCGCAAAAACAGGTAACGCAGACCGTCAGCGATGCCTTTGAGGGCGAAAAGCTCAACATCATTCTGGGGCACAGCCCCAAGGCCGCCAAGAGCAAAAAAGACGAAGCGCCCAAGGAGCCCATCAAGGCCCAATTGCTTGAAATCCTCAATAAAAAATACGGCATTACTGAAGAAGACCTTATTACTGCCGAGCTTCAGGCCGTGCCCGCAGGGCCGGCGCGCTTTGTGGGTTTTGACAAGGCCCTGGTGGGCGGCTACGGCCAGGACGACCGCATCTGCGTGTTCGCGGCTCTTGAGGCCCTGCTGGAAGCCGAGGCCACCGGGCGCAGCATGGCGGTGATGTTCTGGGACAAGGAAGAAATCGGTTCGGACGGCGCAACCGGCGCGGCGTCGCGCTTTTTGCAGTACTGCATTGAAGACCTGACCCAGGCGTGGGCTCCGGGCCTGTCCGCATCGCGCGTCTTTATGGAAACCCGTGCCCTTTCCGCCGACGTTCAGGCCGCTCTGGACCCGGATTTTCAGGAAGTGCACGAAAAGCAGAACGCCGCCCAGATGGGCTATGGCCCCTGCTTCTCCAAGTTCACGGGCTCGCGCGGCAAATACGGCGCCAGCGAGGCCGATGCCGAATTTTTCGGCGCGTTGCGCAACCTGTTCAACAGCAAGAATATTCCCTGGCAGGCGGCGGAACTGGGGCGCGTGGACCACGGCGGCGGCGGCACGGTGGCGCTCTTTCTGGCGGCCTATGGCATGCACGTCATTGACCTTGGCCCGGCCGTGCTTTCCATGCACAGCCCCTTTGAACTGGCAAGCTGCGCGGATCTGCACACCACTGTTCAGGCCTACCGGGCTTTTCTTGAGTCAAGCATCTAGAGCAGTTTACGAATGAAATGAGTTAAATGCGCTGCAAGGATTTTTCTGAAAAATCCTTGCCACGAAATGCGAGCAGGCGGGCTTTTGCCTGCCGTACGCGAGCATTTCAAGTGTTAAATGCTCTAGCTGATCAGGTTTACGTGGGCAGGTTTACTTGGCCACGTATAGCTGGCCACGTATAGCTGGCCAGTGCGGTTTTAACAGAGCAGACAGGCTTTGAGCCACTGCGATGCCTGAAAGGCACGA is part of the Desulfovibrio sp. genome and harbors:
- the selA gene encoding L-seryl-tRNA(Sec) selenium transferase, whose amino-acid sequence is MNKLFRAIPAVDLCLAALHEADPHLADAPRTFVRDLVTAFWDQQRQAIREGQYSSAHELALEARLQDLAAYVRAGLRSHFSAALNATGVVVHTNMGRSVLAKEAREAVITAATGYCNLELNMATGGRGSRHSLVEDLLCRLTGAEAALVVNNNAAAVLLVLDTFCKGGEVVVSRGELVEIGGSFRIPEVMEKSGATLREVGATNRTHLHDYRAAINENTRALMRVHTSNYRIVGFHSAVSLPELAELAKEHDLPLIEDLGSGSLTDFSAVGLPNEPTVPSVLAQGADIATFSGDKVLGGPQAGIITGRKSMVDKLKSNPLTRALRCDKLCLAALEATLRLYLDPDKARQSVPTLRMICRTAEELHKDARSLAAALRRGLNANPQTSCHISLRADVSRVGGGAFPQYDLPTTLVCLKPAACSPTALKAALLRTEPPLIGRLEDDSFCLDPRTLDTADRPALLRVLREALALAATGLI
- a CDS encoding aminopeptidase; amino-acid sequence: MEKTLTYKPRNAWEDADAKTRNQMESLALRYMDFITRCKTERETVEYVRERLTAQGYGEDFSGDRVMRPMRGKAIFAARRGTLPLDQGLALVAAHADTPRLDFKQRPLIEQPGVAQAKTHYYGGIRKYQWLARPLALHGVVIRADGSTLEVTIGEKPGEPVFCIADLLPHLAQKQVTQTVSDAFEGEKLNIILGHSPKAAKSKKDEAPKEPIKAQLLEILNKKYGITEEDLITAELQAVPAGPARFVGFDKALVGGYGQDDRICVFAALEALLEAEATGRSMAVMFWDKEEIGSDGATGAASRFLQYCIEDLTQAWAPGLSASRVFMETRALSADVQAALDPDFQEVHEKQNAAQMGYGPCFSKFTGSRGKYGASEADAEFFGALRNLFNSKNIPWQAAELGRVDHGGGGTVALFLAAYGMHVIDLGPAVLSMHSPFELASCADLHTTVQAYRAFLESSI